The following are encoded in a window of Gramella sp. MT6 genomic DNA:
- the egtB gene encoding ergothioneine biosynthesis protein EgtB, whose protein sequence is MLSQNQLLQLFKETRADSEMICSFLETEDYVVQPIVDVSPPKWHLGHTTWFFEEFVLKKYSSEHTLFDKNTAYVFNSYYESVGEKVIRTNRGNLSRPTVAWIYDFREYVTGKIIDLMTNKELDNEALEVIEIGCHHEKQHQELLYTDIKYILGNNPLLPKYNDDFEENPVQDFEREWIDISEGVYEIGYKSDGFCYDNEKGVHKTYLCDFSISSKLVTNKEFIEFIEAGGYEDVLLWHAEAWDWVNENKIDRPSYWHKIEGNWHQYTLNGLVKLVPEAPVTHISYYEAFAYAQWKGMRLPTEEEWETAQKNFQWGSRWEWTESAYSPYPNYQKPDGALGEYNGKFMVNQKVLRGGSVATSRDHTRPTYRNFFHPQLRWQFTGFRLVK, encoded by the coding sequence ATGCTTTCACAAAATCAATTACTACAATTATTTAAAGAGACCAGGGCAGATTCAGAAATGATCTGTTCCTTTCTGGAAACTGAAGATTATGTGGTTCAGCCAATCGTAGATGTTTCCCCTCCCAAATGGCATTTAGGCCATACCACCTGGTTCTTTGAGGAATTCGTATTAAAAAAATACTCTTCAGAACATACCTTATTCGATAAGAATACGGCTTATGTTTTTAATAGTTATTATGAAAGTGTAGGCGAAAAAGTTATACGGACCAATCGTGGTAACCTATCACGCCCAACGGTTGCCTGGATCTATGATTTCAGAGAATATGTCACCGGTAAGATCATAGACCTCATGACCAATAAAGAATTGGATAATGAAGCTTTGGAGGTGATAGAAATTGGTTGCCATCATGAGAAACAGCACCAAGAATTACTTTATACAGACATTAAATATATCCTCGGTAACAACCCGTTATTGCCAAAGTACAATGATGATTTTGAAGAAAATCCTGTTCAGGATTTTGAACGGGAGTGGATAGATATATCAGAAGGGGTTTATGAAATTGGATATAAATCTGATGGTTTTTGTTACGACAATGAAAAGGGTGTGCATAAGACTTATCTGTGTGATTTCAGTATTTCAAGTAAACTGGTCACCAATAAAGAGTTTATTGAATTTATTGAAGCTGGAGGCTATGAAGATGTACTTCTATGGCATGCAGAAGCCTGGGATTGGGTCAACGAGAATAAAATTGATCGTCCCAGTTACTGGCACAAAATTGAAGGAAATTGGCACCAATATACTCTAAACGGACTGGTGAAATTAGTTCCAGAAGCCCCGGTCACCCATATTTCCTATTATGAAGCTTTCGCCTATGCCCAATGGAAAGGAATGAGACTTCCTACAGAAGAAGAATGGGAAACCGCTCAGAAAAATTTTCAATGGGGAAGTCGATGGGAATGGACAGAAAGCGCCTACTCCCCCTACCCTAATTATCAAAAACCGGATGGTGCCCTTGGCGAATACAACGGTAAATTCATGGTGAATCAAAAGGTACTTAGAGGGGGATCTGTAGCCACATCGCGAGACCATACCAGACCAACATATAGAAATTTCTTTCATCCACAGCTCAGATGGCAATTCACAGGCTTCAGACTGGTAAAATAA
- a CDS encoding L-histidine N(alpha)-methyltransferase produces MKNQPEIMFESAFAEDTFKGLTSDPKYLLSKYIYDKKGDKLFQQIMDMPEYYLTTSEFNILELNAEDIVSSFSNESGIDLIELGAGDGKKTKILLKKLVEKGHKFDYLPIDISQNVLDELKESLEKEIPEAKVRVQQGTYFKTLEKLSEYNTRKKVILVLGSNIGNLSHKEAVDFLEHIARAMSKEDMLFMGFDQKKHPQKILDAYNDPAGITEEFNKNLLVRINSELQGNFDPDKFLHWETYDPETGTAKSFLVSKEQQQVSIQKLDLKINFAPWETIHTEISQKYDDSVVKWLADEAGLSVEKSFADKENSYKNYIFRRK; encoded by the coding sequence ATGAAAAATCAACCAGAAATCATGTTTGAATCGGCCTTTGCTGAGGATACTTTTAAAGGACTTACTAGTGATCCTAAATATTTATTGTCTAAGTATATCTATGATAAAAAGGGCGATAAGCTTTTTCAACAGATCATGGATATGCCCGAATATTATTTAACTACCAGCGAGTTCAATATCTTAGAGTTAAATGCTGAAGATATAGTATCATCTTTCAGCAATGAATCAGGTATAGACCTTATTGAACTTGGTGCGGGAGACGGAAAAAAGACCAAGATACTCCTGAAGAAATTAGTTGAGAAAGGACATAAATTTGATTATCTACCAATAGATATAAGCCAGAATGTACTAGACGAGCTCAAAGAATCTCTGGAAAAGGAAATCCCCGAGGCCAAGGTTAGAGTACAACAGGGAACTTACTTTAAAACCCTGGAAAAGCTCTCAGAATACAATACCAGGAAAAAGGTTATCCTGGTGCTGGGAAGTAATATTGGTAATCTTTCTCATAAAGAAGCAGTCGATTTTCTGGAACATATTGCCCGGGCGATGAGCAAGGAAGACATGTTGTTCATGGGATTCGACCAAAAGAAACATCCACAGAAGATTCTGGACGCCTATAATGATCCTGCAGGAATCACCGAAGAATTCAACAAAAATCTTCTGGTTAGAATAAATTCTGAACTACAAGGCAATTTTGATCCTGACAAATTTCTGCACTGGGAAACCTATGATCCTGAAACCGGTACTGCTAAAAGCTTTTTGGTAAGCAAGGAACAACAACAGGTGAGCATTCAGAAACTCGATCTAAAGATCAATTTTGCTCCATGGGAAACCATTCACACCGAGATCTCTCAGAAATATGACGATTCTGTCGTAAAATGGCTTGCCGATGAGGCTGGCCTCAGCGTAGAGAAGTCTTTCGCCGACAAGGAAAACTCCTATAAAAATTATATATTTAGAAGAAAGTAA
- a CDS encoding DUF427 domain-containing protein, translating into MKAIWKDKVIAESSNTKIVENNHYFPREDIKEEFFKPSDSHTRCPWKGKASYLHIEIDGELNKDAAWYYPESSHAAKPIENYVAFWNGVKVTE; encoded by the coding sequence ATGAAAGCTATCTGGAAAGATAAAGTTATCGCTGAAAGTTCTAATACAAAGATCGTGGAGAACAACCATTATTTTCCACGAGAGGATATTAAAGAGGAATTCTTTAAACCCAGTGACTCACACACCAGATGCCCATGGAAAGGCAAGGCTTCATACCTTCATATAGAAATTGATGGGGAGCTCAATAAGGATGCTGCCTGGTATTATCCAGAGTCGAGCCATGCTGCGAAACCCATCGAGAACTATGTTGCCTTTTGGAACGGTGTAAAAGTCACTGAGTAA
- a CDS encoding isoamylase early set domain-containing protein, with protein MPITKQYLKSKPECKITFCVPAKDASKVEVAGDFNDWNSSELKKFKNGNFKAQFNLPVDQKYQFKYIIDGKWENEIEADGYQWNDFAAAENSVLEV; from the coding sequence ATGCCAATTACAAAACAGTACCTAAAATCTAAACCGGAATGCAAGATCACATTTTGTGTACCTGCAAAAGACGCCAGCAAAGTTGAAGTTGCCGGTGATTTTAATGATTGGAATTCATCAGAATTGAAAAAATTTAAGAATGGTAATTTCAAGGCTCAGTTCAATTTACCTGTAGATCAGAAATATCAGTTCAAATATATAATAGACGGGAAGTGGGAAAATGAAATTGAAGCAGACGGATATCAATGGAATGATTTCGCAGCTGCCGAGAACAGCGTGCTGGAAGTTTAA
- a CDS encoding aminotransferase class V-fold PLP-dependent enzyme has protein sequence MDNLRKGFPVLEQYTYLNTAASGLLPEKVWEYRQEHDLDFFLKASLLKEKMGDILTGVRESVGRFFMCAPNRVALVPNFSYGFNSILESIDKPSKVLLLKNDYPSINWAVESRDFRVVYADINEKLEENIIAQIEKEQPHFFAFSLVQWINGVKLNVEFLKKLKAKFPDVILIADGTQYFGTEAFDFDASGLDIAVSSCYKWMNAGYGNGFILFNESVQGKISPKNLGFGSLQGKYKAHEGNFIGKFEPGHYDTLNFGSLKVAIDLLQQTGMELISEKINKLKTIARERFAEAGLLEEWTLQREDYSSLFNIKGDEQLFNRLKGEGIITSLRGEGIRVSMHYFNSEKDLNRLFKALKI, from the coding sequence ATGGATAATTTAAGAAAAGGCTTTCCTGTACTTGAACAGTATACATATTTAAATACCGCGGCATCTGGCCTGTTACCAGAAAAAGTCTGGGAATACCGACAGGAACATGATCTTGATTTTTTTCTGAAGGCCAGTCTTTTAAAGGAAAAGATGGGAGATATTTTAACCGGGGTAAGGGAGAGTGTAGGTAGGTTCTTTATGTGCGCTCCAAACCGTGTGGCTTTGGTGCCTAATTTTTCGTATGGTTTTAACAGCATACTGGAGAGCATTGATAAGCCTAGTAAAGTGTTGTTGCTCAAAAACGATTATCCTTCTATCAATTGGGCCGTGGAATCCCGAGATTTTAGAGTGGTATATGCAGATATAAATGAGAAACTGGAAGAAAACATTATAGCTCAGATCGAAAAAGAGCAACCTCATTTTTTTGCTTTCAGCCTAGTACAATGGATCAACGGCGTGAAATTAAATGTCGAATTTTTAAAGAAGCTTAAGGCAAAATTCCCTGATGTTATTCTAATAGCTGATGGCACTCAGTATTTTGGAACTGAAGCTTTCGATTTTGACGCCTCTGGTTTGGATATTGCTGTTAGCAGTTGTTATAAATGGATGAATGCTGGTTATGGTAACGGCTTTATTCTTTTTAATGAAAGTGTACAGGGAAAAATTTCCCCCAAGAATCTAGGTTTTGGATCCTTACAGGGTAAGTATAAGGCTCATGAAGGGAATTTCATTGGAAAATTCGAACCGGGACATTATGACACACTTAACTTCGGAAGCCTGAAAGTTGCCATAGATCTATTGCAACAAACTGGAATGGAGCTTATTTCAGAAAAGATAAATAAGCTTAAAACTATTGCCCGGGAAAGGTTCGCAGAGGCAGGCCTGTTAGAGGAATGGACACTGCAACGAGAGGATTACTCTTCTTTATTCAATATTAAAGGAGATGAACAGCTTTTTAATAGGTTGAAAGGCGAAGGGATCATTACTTCGCTGCGAGGTGAGGGAATTCGGGTTAGTATGCATTATTTTAATTCAGAAAAAGATCTAAACCGACTTTTTAAGGCGTTAAAAATCTAA
- a CDS encoding 2TM domain-containing protein, translating to MFSKKKNTSKIDYEQRELYENARKRARQKKRLFQHFVFFLIGAVLLIILNVVIGYKVEFKPFGQNWFVWAVLLWGLIFLIHFFNVMVVDSFMGKDWEAKQVDRLVKKQKEKITQLQEKVEKDHPAPKDSDYIKQDHPPKRISPENPDEPINS from the coding sequence ATGTTTTCTAAAAAGAAAAACACTTCTAAAATAGATTACGAACAAAGGGAGTTATACGAAAACGCCAGGAAAAGAGCCAGACAGAAAAAAAGGTTATTCCAGCATTTCGTTTTTTTCCTGATTGGCGCAGTGCTGCTAATTATTCTTAATGTGGTCATTGGCTATAAAGTCGAATTCAAGCCTTTCGGACAGAACTGGTTCGTATGGGCCGTGCTTTTATGGGGATTGATCTTTCTCATCCATTTCTTTAATGTTATGGTAGTAGATAGCTTTATGGGCAAGGATTGGGAAGCTAAACAAGTGGACCGACTTGTTAAGAAACAAAAAGAAAAGATCACACAACTACAGGAAAAAGTTGAAAAAGATCACCCGGCTCCAAAAGACAGCGATTACATAAAACAAGACCATCCGCCAAAAAGAATCAGCCCTGAAAATCCGGATGAACCAATAAATAGTTAA
- a CDS encoding dihydrofolate reductase, with protein sequence MITMIAAAAENNALGKDNDLVWHLPDDFKRFKRLTSGHHIIMGRKTFESFPKLLPDRTHIIITRKNDYDPEGAIVVNSLEEAIRVSKLDEQPFIIGGGEIYKMGMDRAERIELTRVHGEFDADTFFPEIDEEKWKLIDEKFHEKDEKHDYSFTYLTYERR encoded by the coding sequence ATGATTACAATGATTGCTGCCGCGGCAGAAAATAACGCACTTGGGAAAGACAATGATCTCGTATGGCACCTGCCAGATGATTTTAAAAGATTTAAAAGGCTTACCTCGGGGCATCACATAATTATGGGCAGGAAGACGTTTGAATCTTTTCCTAAATTATTACCAGACCGCACTCATATTATCATCACCCGAAAGAATGATTACGATCCTGAGGGTGCTATAGTTGTAAATTCCCTGGAAGAAGCTATACGTGTTTCTAAACTTGATGAGCAACCTTTCATTATAGGTGGAGGTGAGATCTACAAAATGGGAATGGATAGAGCTGAAAGAATTGAACTTACCCGAGTACATGGCGAGTTTGATGCCGACACCTTCTTTCCCGAGATCGATGAAGAAAAATGGAAACTCATAGATGAAAAGTTCCATGAAAAAGATGAAAAGCATGACTATTCTTTTACTTATCTAACTTATGAGCGTAGGTAG
- a CDS encoding fructosamine kinase family protein yields MSVGRFQNIVENIAEDFGIKLSEASPLSGGDINEVFLLKTETEKFVLKLNNTSRFPGMFDAEKLGLENLIQPRVIDVPKPIHTGTEDQYSYLLLEHKESASKKQDFWELFGERLAKLHRETRDTFGLEKDNYIGSLPQYNENRDSAADFYIEMRLKPQIEMAADKGFKLNIPDRFFENCRDLIPNEPPSLIHGDLWNGNYIVNAQGEPCLIDPAVAYAPREMDLGMMKLFGGFNESLFRVYDETFPLQEGWQERIELWQLYYLLVHLNIFGAGYKSQVTNIIRKYG; encoded by the coding sequence ATGAGCGTAGGTAGGTTTCAGAACATCGTCGAAAATATCGCTGAAGATTTCGGAATTAAACTTTCTGAGGCCTCTCCTCTTAGTGGCGGAGATATCAATGAGGTTTTTCTTCTGAAAACCGAAACTGAAAAATTCGTTTTAAAGCTAAATAATACGAGTAGATTTCCGGGGATGTTCGACGCTGAAAAACTTGGGCTTGAAAATTTAATACAACCCAGGGTGATAGATGTTCCAAAACCTATCCATACCGGGACCGAAGATCAATATTCCTATTTACTTCTGGAGCACAAAGAGTCGGCTTCAAAAAAGCAAGATTTTTGGGAACTATTCGGGGAGAGGTTAGCGAAACTTCACCGGGAAACCCGGGATACATTCGGCCTGGAAAAAGATAATTATATTGGAAGCCTCCCGCAATACAACGAAAACCGAGATTCAGCCGCAGATTTTTATATTGAAATGCGTCTTAAACCGCAAATTGAAATGGCCGCAGATAAAGGCTTTAAATTAAATATTCCGGATCGATTTTTTGAAAATTGCCGGGACCTCATCCCTAATGAACCACCTTCGCTTATACATGGTGACCTGTGGAACGGCAATTATATTGTGAACGCACAAGGTGAGCCCTGTTTAATAGATCCTGCCGTTGCTTATGCTCCCCGGGAAATGGACCTGGGAATGATGAAATTATTTGGAGGCTTCAATGAAAGTCTTTTTAGAGTCTACGATGAAACATTTCCGCTGCAAGAAGGCTGGCAGGAAAGAATTGAGTTATGGCAGCTATATTATCTGCTTGTTCATCTGAATATCTTTGGTGCCGGTTACAAATCCCAGGTAACAAATATCATTCGCAAGTACGGCTGA
- a CDS encoding pyridoxamine 5'-phosphate oxidase family protein, translating into MSTKNLYDDKAREKIKELAEDIDFCMLVTNMDQKPLSAVPMSTKQVDDHGAVWFLSKNSSEHNKNIEKDSDVQLLYSGTSEMEFLSIYGEAFIETNRDVIHELYSKADNAWFDGKDDPSITAIKINPKEAYYWDNKDNKMVTLFKLGMAAVSGNNQDIGEKGKLEL; encoded by the coding sequence ATGAGTACTAAAAATTTATATGACGATAAGGCTAGAGAAAAGATCAAAGAACTTGCAGAAGATATTGATTTTTGCATGCTGGTAACTAATATGGATCAGAAACCTCTAAGCGCAGTTCCTATGTCTACTAAACAGGTAGATGATCATGGTGCAGTTTGGTTCCTAAGTAAGAATTCCAGCGAACACAATAAGAATATTGAAAAAGACAGCGATGTACAGTTGCTATACAGCGGTACTTCTGAAATGGAATTCCTTAGTATCTATGGAGAAGCATTTATCGAAACCAATCGCGATGTGATCCATGAACTTTATTCTAAGGCTGATAACGCCTGGTTCGACGGAAAAGATGATCCTAGTATCACTGCCATTAAGATAAACCCGAAAGAAGCTTATTACTGGGATAATAAAGACAATAAAATGGTCACCTTGTTTAAATTAGGAATGGCCGCAGTAAGTGGTAATAACCAGGATATTGGAGAAAAAGGAAAATTAGAGTTATAA
- the fabD gene encoding ACP S-malonyltransferase translates to MKAYIFPGQGAQFTGMGLDLYEKSAEARELFQKANDILGFSITDIMFEGSAEDLKQTKVTQPAIFLHSVILSKVLGDDFKPDMVAGHSLGEFSALVANKTLSFEDGLKLVSQRAQAMQKACELEPSTMAAVLGLEDEMVEAVCADTEGIVVAANYNCPGQLVISGAYDAVERACENLKEKGARRAMILPVGGAFHSPLMEPARKDLAAAIENTNFNDPTCPVYQNVSTFAVTDKEEIKKNLVFQLTAPVKWTQSVQNMIKDGASEFIEVGPGKVLQGLVKKIDRSAQTASAGIE, encoded by the coding sequence ATGAAAGCATATATATTTCCGGGTCAGGGAGCACAGTTCACAGGTATGGGACTTGACCTTTACGAAAAATCGGCTGAGGCCAGAGAACTTTTTCAAAAGGCAAATGATATTCTTGGATTTTCTATCACCGATATCATGTTCGAAGGTTCTGCAGAAGACCTGAAACAAACCAAAGTTACCCAACCCGCAATTTTTCTTCATTCTGTAATTTTGAGCAAAGTGCTTGGGGACGATTTTAAACCAGATATGGTTGCTGGACATTCTTTAGGAGAATTCTCGGCCCTGGTCGCGAACAAGACCTTAAGTTTTGAAGATGGTTTAAAACTGGTTTCACAAAGAGCACAGGCAATGCAAAAAGCTTGTGAATTAGAACCTTCTACTATGGCAGCCGTTTTAGGCCTGGAAGATGAAATGGTGGAAGCCGTTTGTGCCGATACTGAAGGTATCGTAGTTGCAGCAAATTATAACTGCCCAGGACAACTGGTTATCTCAGGAGCTTACGACGCGGTAGAAAGAGCCTGTGAAAACCTTAAAGAAAAAGGAGCGAGAAGGGCGATGATCCTCCCAGTAGGTGGAGCTTTCCATTCGCCACTAATGGAGCCGGCAAGAAAAGACCTTGCGGCAGCCATAGAGAATACAAATTTTAATGATCCTACCTGCCCGGTATATCAAAACGTTAGCACATTTGCAGTGACCGATAAGGAAGAGATCAAGAAAAACCTGGTATTCCAATTGACCGCTCCAGTAAAATGGACGCAGTCTGTACAAAATATGATCAAGGACGGCGCTTCAGAATTTATTGAAGTTGGTCCTGGAAAAGTATTACAGGGACTGGTTAAGAAAATAGACCGTAGCGCGCAGACCGCTTCAGCAGGTATCGAATAA
- a CDS encoding amidohydrolase family protein — protein MKKLIAILAAIFITTNLMAQEIYIHAGKLVDTKNGKVLKDQTIIVSGNKIKSIEKGFIDPDSSEDQLIDLKDKTVLPGLTDMHVHIESETNPSKYLQRFTNDPADDAFNSVGFAEKTLMAGFTTVRDLGGAGVNIALRDAINKGSIVGPRIFTAGKSLATTGGHADPTNGLNREMVGDPGPKDGVVNSVEDARKAVRQRYKNGADLIKITATGGVLSVAKSSSNPQFFEEEIEEIVRTANDYGFHVAAHAHGDEGMQRAVKAGVKTIEHGTLMSEETMDLMKDYDAYLVPTITAGKEVTEKAEVENYYPELVVPKAREIGPQIQNTFSKAYKRGVPIVFGTDAGVFKHGENAREFGYMVEAGMPAMEAIQVATIVPAKILKMESESGQLSEGFYADIIAVDEDPTENIKTLEDVKFVMKEGVIFKNE, from the coding sequence ATGAAAAAACTGATCGCAATTTTAGCCGCCATTTTTATTACTACAAATTTAATGGCGCAGGAAATTTATATTCATGCGGGAAAATTAGTAGATACCAAAAATGGAAAAGTCCTTAAAGACCAGACTATTATTGTATCAGGGAATAAAATAAAAAGTATTGAAAAAGGTTTTATTGACCCCGATTCTTCAGAGGATCAGCTCATAGATCTCAAGGATAAAACAGTTTTACCTGGTCTAACTGATATGCATGTTCATATAGAAAGCGAGACCAACCCGAGTAAATACCTTCAAAGATTTACTAATGATCCTGCAGATGATGCTTTTAATTCTGTAGGTTTTGCAGAAAAAACGCTTATGGCTGGTTTTACCACCGTTAGAGATCTTGGAGGTGCTGGTGTGAATATTGCCTTGAGAGATGCCATTAATAAGGGAAGTATCGTGGGGCCTAGAATTTTTACCGCTGGGAAATCCCTTGCAACTACAGGAGGACATGCCGATCCTACCAATGGTCTGAATAGAGAAATGGTAGGCGACCCAGGTCCAAAAGATGGAGTGGTAAACAGTGTAGAAGATGCCAGGAAAGCCGTTAGACAACGCTATAAGAATGGAGCAGATCTTATTAAGATAACTGCTACCGGCGGTGTTCTGAGCGTGGCAAAAAGTAGTTCGAATCCGCAGTTCTTTGAAGAAGAGATCGAAGAGATAGTTCGTACGGCGAACGATTATGGTTTTCATGTTGCTGCCCATGCTCATGGTGATGAAGGGATGCAAAGAGCGGTGAAAGCTGGAGTGAAGACCATTGAACATGGAACACTTATGAGCGAGGAAACCATGGACCTTATGAAAGATTATGATGCCTATCTTGTGCCTACCATCACTGCAGGAAAAGAAGTAACTGAAAAAGCGGAAGTAGAAAATTACTATCCTGAGCTGGTTGTTCCTAAAGCCCGAGAAATTGGTCCGCAGATACAGAATACTTTTTCAAAAGCCTATAAGCGAGGTGTTCCAATAGTATTTGGAACCGATGCCGGAGTTTTTAAACATGGCGAAAATGCCAGGGAATTTGGTTATATGGTAGAAGCAGGAATGCCAGCGATGGAAGCCATCCAGGTTGCTACCATAGTACCTGCTAAAATTCTGAAGATGGAAAGCGAAAGTGGCCAGCTGTCTGAAGGATTCTATGCAGATATTATCGCGGTAGATGAAGATCCAACCGAAAATATCAAGACTTTGGAGGACGTTAAGTTTGTGATGAAAGAGGGAGTAATTTTTAAAAATGAATAA
- a CDS encoding DegT/DnrJ/EryC1/StrS family aminotransferase, with translation MKKIQMVDLKGQYEGIKNEVNQGIQEVLEETSFINGPHVHGFQKELEEYLGVKHVIPCANGTDALQIAMMGLGLKPGDEVITADFTFAATVEVIALLQLTPVLVDVDPETFNIDPEEIKKAITPKTKAIVPVHLFGQTADMDAIMEIAREHDLYVIEDNAQAIGSNYHSKNGTSKAGTIGDIAATSFFPSKNLGCYGDGGAIFTNNDELAHTIRGIVNHGMYERYHHDVVGVNSRLDSFQAAVLRAKLKNLDLYNEARKEAAIKYTKALQDHEDIITPVRSGDCDTHVYHQYTLKIKNGKRDALAKHLQEKGIPFGVYYPIPLHRQKAYVDDRYNEKDFTVTNKLVEEVISLPMHTELDDEQIDYITASILDFLNK, from the coding sequence ATGAAAAAGATTCAAATGGTTGACCTGAAGGGTCAATATGAAGGAATAAAAAATGAAGTAAATCAGGGAATTCAGGAAGTTTTAGAGGAAACGTCCTTTATTAACGGGCCTCATGTTCATGGATTTCAAAAAGAACTTGAAGAATACCTAGGGGTAAAACATGTGATTCCCTGTGCCAATGGTACAGATGCATTGCAGATAGCGATGATGGGTCTGGGCCTTAAACCCGGAGATGAAGTGATAACGGCCGATTTTACTTTTGCCGCCACGGTAGAAGTGATCGCCTTACTCCAGCTAACCCCGGTGCTGGTAGATGTAGACCCGGAAACCTTCAATATAGATCCCGAAGAGATCAAAAAAGCAATTACACCAAAAACAAAGGCAATAGTTCCGGTACATTTATTTGGACAAACGGCAGATATGGATGCGATCATGGAGATCGCCAGAGAACATGATCTTTATGTGATCGAGGATAACGCCCAGGCTATAGGTTCTAATTATCACTCAAAGAATGGAACCAGTAAGGCCGGAACCATCGGCGATATTGCTGCAACTTCTTTCTTTCCGTCAAAAAATCTAGGATGTTACGGTGACGGTGGAGCTATTTTCACCAATAACGATGAGCTGGCACATACTATTCGCGGAATTGTAAATCATGGAATGTATGAACGTTACCATCACGATGTGGTTGGTGTGAACTCCAGGCTTGATAGTTTTCAGGCTGCTGTTCTTAGAGCTAAACTAAAAAATCTTGACCTCTATAATGAAGCCAGGAAAGAGGCTGCTATAAAATATACAAAAGCCTTGCAGGATCACGAGGATATTATTACTCCAGTGAGATCTGGCGATTGTGATACCCATGTTTATCATCAGTATACGCTGAAGATAAAAAATGGCAAAAGAGATGCTTTAGCGAAACATCTACAGGAAAAGGGAATTCCCTTTGGTGTTTACTACCCAATTCCGCTTCATCGCCAGAAAGCTTATGTTGATGATAGATATAATGAAAAAGACTTTACCGTGACAAATAAACTGGTAGAAGAGGTTATTTCCCTGCCAATGCATACCGAATTAGATGATGAGCAGATAGATTATATCACTGCAAGCATTCTGGACTTTCTGAATAAGTAA